ATTGCATTGCCAAGGCTGGCAACATAATAGATGCAGGTGAGTGGCCAAGCGTTGCTAacataaaagatatacataaacAAAGAAAGCGATTATTTGTCAGTAATGTGTAATCGAAATAATCttttacagttttgtttttttcaataattgattGTCGGCACTTTTTATCATTGTTGTCATTGATCAGTACCTCTGATATAATTGTATTAGaaattttattgactgttttgttttgaatcCTTTCCTGAACAGCAGCCACAGCGAAATCAGTCGATTCATCTTTTGtaaattctttatttgaaatcCCTTCCAAACTAGATACTTTGTGCTTTGCGCTTTTTGGTACAGAAAGAAATAAAGATCCACAGACACACATATTTAACATAACACCGCTCATAACCAGCATTGTTCCTTGGAAACCGTATTTCCTCAGGAGAAATTCCAAAAGTGGTGCAAAAATAAACGTCCCTACTCCTGACCCAGCCGTTGCAAGACCGTTAACGAGTGATCTTCTTTTATCAAACCATCTCCCTACTATTATAATACTTGAGATGTTTGCCAATGACTTTCCAATACCTAATTAAACATATATGATACATtgcattaaaatgacaaaattatgctTGCTGAACCAGGTTCAAAGCAAAGATAGTTGTTTTCGCatattcatttatgaaaaacgtATAGAAATAGTACTTGTACTTTGTAATTCTGCAGAAAAAATGTATCTGATGTTAGTTGTTTTGGATTAAGCTTTGTAaaagtcttttattttttgaacaTCGACTCTTTTGATGTCTTCGTTTTGACAAACGTGACAATTTCAActatcttattttaaatttctgatGTATCAAGcaagaacatatatattgcaCTATCGTATGGTGTTAAGAATGTAGTTGCACGAAGATTATGTACAGAGCACATAAAACCCAATGGCATATTTTTTTCGCACATTCACTCCACAATTTTTATATCCATACTTAATTACaaagaataatatttattttttaaaacgagATTATATACGATtccaatgaaattttcagattatttttttttaaagatttaccTGTTTATTTGGAAAAGAAAACGCATTTTTCAGAACGATAACTTTATCTTGTATAGTACATTCATATTTACGGATGCTTCATGCAATGATAGCCAAGTTTAATCCCAAAACAAATCGGTGTATACAATATGTGGACAATGAAGTGTAGATCTGGAACAATTAATCCTAAACTGTGCGGAAATGAACAAATAAGATCAAAATACTGCTATAATATCAAACAGATAAAAGATGAGATGGACAAATCtatgtttgtaaacattgtAAATGAAGGCAAAGTCCTTCAACCTTTTTTTGGACAGTACCATTAAAGACATAgataatcaaacagaaattgTGAATAAATAGAACTCGCAGCTAGAAATATGTGCTATGAAATGCACCAACATCGTTCTAAAAGGATATAATTATGACCATTAGTACAGATCATGAGAGTCAAACGTAtatcaaatttgaaacataacaGTAACAATACATTCTACCATTCTTAAACATTGTTCTGAGTGTGGGCCTTTTATACGaagaacttttaatttaaagactatttcttttatctgatataaaaatttaaaacttgtgatgaatacatacatacatgtaaatataaagatgTAAATACGTTAATCCCACATATCTACTTATATGCACTGATCATGGGTTTTTAAGCTTTTCCATTATACACGTACATTTGACGTAAGCACCACTAAATAATACACATTTTGTATTATGTTTATCATGCACAATGTGTGTAACATAAAGAACCTTAAAGTATAAATGATGGGTGTGGGTAATTTCTAATTGATACTTTTAAGTTTAACAAGTGGGCATAGTCTTTCTTCAACACTATACCGTACGAAAGTGTTCAACATccaattaaagaaaatataagaaACTGAACTGAAATATAACGCAACTGCCAATGGAATAAACCttactgatttaaagagttatatTCTAAGTTCTAAGAACAAAAAGTACTATTACAATTTGAAATTACCTGCTACAAGGCCGTAAGTTAAAAACATATACTCTATTTTAGGCATAAATCCTGTGGTGAGCCAACCAATAGACGTAAACACCCCTCCGACTACAGTCATTGAGCGACAGGAAAATATTGTGCTCAACGCACTTGAGAGTGGACCTGAAAAGtataatttgatttgttaacGGTATTGCGAAATAAAAATCGTTCATTTGGAtgaatttcacttttgaatatatttctgttttcaataaagtttaaatgtttcgaatagaatatatatatatatatatattaaagcttttggaaaatgttgtttgtgctgtttttataccattctacaacgaaatttcttttacatgcacacgtataaaaattgcggtttttatcaaacgcaatcataggtttgaacgtagttttcaatttagactcgtttatgaaagtaatatatatatatatatatattgacaatcgtatgataaataaataatagaataaactgttctttttcaatttatataatacAGAAACAATCTTACTGAAAATTAAGGCCATTGCGTTAGCCACGGAACCAACCCAAGCTGTTTTACTTGCATTCTCGTGGAATAAGTCCAATAATTCAACGTATAATACACCAAATGTGTTTACAGCACCGCCTATCAAAAGGTGAATTATCACTGCACCTGCAAaccaaataaatgtgtataaatttatgAATACACAACTATTATAAAGATGTAACAgttgtaaattatatttgaatttgtaagtagaccgtttgttttcccgtttgaatggttttacacaagtaatttttgggATCCTttttagcttgctgttcggtgtgagccaaggttccgtgttgaagaccgtaagttgagctataatggtttacttttacaaattatgacttggattgagagttgtcccattggcactcattccacatcttcttatatctatccatcattttcctgtttttatttTGCGAGGTTTACATTATAGctctagttaaaaaaaagtattgatttttattatgtttcttACAcagaacatacatgtattcgATAGTCATTCATTGTATTCTAGAAACGAATTTATTTGCGTAAAAAAAGTAGGTCAGTGTAACTTGCACTTTATTCATTAACTTCGATACCAAAACAAACTTAAcatgacggtacccaaattgcaccaattttgacagttttttcacctacgttttttttatgatcaagacaAAAATTCTattctgtgtttattttgtagccgtATAGTTCTTGATAatataggtacaccaatttgatttttaatccatattgagtcatagaaaaatgggtttgaatcgACCTCTAAACTGTCCATGATTccgtaatgaggagtacccaaattgcatccatgcttaaattcacatcaTTAAAAATcgaataacaatatttttttttatttttttaaaatatttagaacaatttgACTTTAGTACAAGCTCactattcctttttttttaaattgatgtttgtaacatattttttttgttcatttttaaaagatgactTTTTGTGAACGTCGCATGGTGGCGTTTTCGTAAGTTTTTCTTTGCCAGTGAAGGTTTCATCTGTTGATATAAGTTGTGAACGTTTAgtgtatatttcaatattttgaccTATTTTGTAAGACGTGACTATTGTCCAATAATCCAAATACAAATGGTTTGATCTCAAAGAAAATCTTTAGGAATTTCTCAGCTGTTTATGCTCAAtagatgcaatttgggtactcggtgcaatttgtGTACCGTGACGTTATACACCAACTTCTTTGTTGTTATCAAACAGCTTGTTAAGCCAGATGTTGAAAACGTTTATTCAATTTGATGTCActgacatctttttttttatgctgCCACTTTATGCTGTTACGATTGTCAGAATTCATTGGCCGTATACACTTTGTCGTTAGAAAAAGCCTTGTTTGTGACGTTGAAATCATAACGCACATTTTAATCTATGACGTCATTAATGAATGCAGGTTCGCGGAACTTTAGAGTCGTTCCTTCTAAATTcataattattgattttaatccaAAATGGTTCATTCAAAACATTCCAAGAGATTCAGTATAAATGGAACAATCATAGTTGTCtcaaaataatacattgtagTTGTACTAGGTTCTAATTGGATATAGAAATGCCTCGCAAAGCCTCACATTCTATCTGTTTCTTAGCCTTGTGCAAGTCCATTTATATATTGAGTCAAAATATAGTTATTCTAAAGTATTTGATTATTtcgttttaaaatattcaacttatatatattaattgtaaataaatattctaaCCTACTACTACAATCCAGCCCCAACCTCCATCAGGAGCTTGTACGTCGTGATTTGCATCGTTATCTTCATCTTTCTTTTCAAAAGGTTTGGACATCACTCTGAAAGTTGAATTGTTTTAGCATGTATAACTATATTCAGCTGTTCTCGTGTTTTAGAATGTACAAGGAGCAATGGGAAATATGTTGACCGAGAACAACACAACATTCACTCTTATGAAAAAGTCGTAAAAACCCAAATCAGTAATGCTGGTGATGATAGAGGCTAAAAGTTATTTCTAAACAGCATTGAATTTCgtacatttaaaagaaataatttatcaaaCTGTTTCTTTAGAAAATCATGTCTAAACAACATCTAAAGATCTTTCCGTTCAACAATTTTCGGAGTTTTCCACAAAGTACATTGCATGttacaatttttacaaaatgtacctcTTTCACATCTAAGTATTCGAGTTCACCAGTTTGTCGGGTGAACGTTCAATATAGAAATATTGGCTTTCCGTGAATAATACAATTTAAAGGTCTGTCATTGCAGgttaaacaaaatagaaataaatattttcattaaataggTTATCCGTTAAAATTTTAAGAGAAGGTCGTctcgttttttttcttctgtacaTGTATTTGCGGTCTTCTCTATCAATTTCCATGCAATGTTTACATAAGGATAAGGTCcgttttaatttcattgataGATTCACTTCAAAAGTAATAAATCTCTAATCTAgctgcatacatgtactgataaTTTGCAAGTTCTAGAGAAGTATACAGAgagtagaaaaaatattttgaagttgGTACTCCAGGATTATTTTCGCATAGCAATAGTTTACACCAAATTTGTACCAAGCTCGTCGTTTGTTATTTATAGCAAATGAGAACATTAAatggaagttttatttttccctttttcaatttaattttattttcactattAACAGAACTTTTATTCGTAAACTTATAATTGGTAACAAGTTTTCAGTGTTTTCAATGATAACCTGAATAGGAAACCTGTCAAGCGGTATTACAtggtttttatcattttatgcATCCTGCCAATGTGGTCATTTGTTATGTTCTTGTCTTCCATATTTGCTTATGTGCTTTATGTTTGGTGTGTTTATATgcatttctttatatttgttttgttgacatagttgtttgttttgtattgattaagattataaaacaatgtttactGCTGTACCccaatatttgacatttttacctattatgactgtttgttttgatcacacatcgttatcaatataatggaattttatgggACTGTCATACATGTGAGATGTTTCgttagctataaaactaggcTTAATcccccattttctacataggagatgcctgttccaagtcaggaatacgacagttgctttccattcgtttgatgtgtttgaggttttggtttttccatttgataagggactttctgtattttacttcccttggagttcggtatttttgttatttcacattttttaacaCAACGTCTATATATTCCAACACCATTCATAATTGAAATACGTATGAAATATTATATGCGATTCAAATTACCCttgatttttatgtttctttgctttTGTTAACAAGTTAAATTTCTAGTATTATTTagaatttgtaaattgtttacaAGGCAGGATCGTGGATTCACACATATGAGTAAAATATTTTCTCGTCCCTGCCTTATGAATCAATTTTGTGATGTATttacatatgaaaatatatgaacTATAAATCTGTTTATACAATAAGGCTCAtgactttttgtatttatttttttcgaaagaTTTGTTTGTTAAAACAGTCGCATTACCATAAAACCCATGTTGTTGTGTGTGTTCTTGATGTTTAAATTTCGTATTATGACATTTTCGTTCTTGGTGTTTCAACGGGGATGTGACTCCCCATACAGGTGTAATTTTACATTTCTCATTCGATATTTTTCAGCCTTTGTACGAAACAATTTAAGTAATTTGCATGTAGTATTTGCTTCAAATACATGACCGTTAACGTTGATCGCTCTGCAGTCAAAGTGGAAAACTAATACGTTATACTCAGTGTCACCACGGAAAATTGTATCTGGCCATTCTTCTAGCacaattatgtaaatttttactatcGCTATCATATAATTGTAAATCCTAATCAAATTCTGCATAGTGTTCTTTTATTAGCAACAGTGcgaatgaaatatattaaaggTATAACGagacagaaacaaaaaaaaacaaaaaaaaaaccaaactaaaGTTTTAGTCTGAACGATCGATACACTCATCAATAATTGCATTTTAGtataacaaaagtacaaaacaaattaatgtatgtcaattgtcaattgattaATCCATAGCAAGCTGTCATATGtccatttattttcttaatactgatatattttcaaacatatcaatttatttatatatattaaacatgttaaatgaatgcattatatttagtttgTATGTACATAACAcatataatatgaataaaaataaaaataaaagttatacacacaaaacaatacactttaaggtttttttttaaatgttaacattgatatgaaatattaaatgttCATATAGATATGAACCTAAATATTGTTCtttatcatatataattatCTGAAATTTTATTCCAGGCAGAACCACAACCACATAAAATTGTTACAATGATTATCCTTATTAAGTGTATGAATTCCCGTTTCGTCTGACATCTAGACATTCATTGTTAAGTTCTTTAGTACAGACAAGTTTTCATTAGTGACTATGTTTCTCAAATAGACGACTTATAATACATATTTAActtgtttcaaaaaatgttCACATGTTTCACATCATTATAATCTGCACTTATGTTTTAATAAGAACCACATTGAATGATTGATCCAGGACTTGTGTAATAGGATTTTCCACCTTTTGcaattcaacaatatacatttaGATGCTAGAGATCGTATTACCCAATGTCGACATTCCCACGAATTATTTACGTACTTATATCAAATAACTTTAAAACGTTgattaaaatgcaaatttatcgaatcaacaaacacaaaaaagtgtacaaaaagatacatgttttattttttaagatttgttttgACTTAATAATTTTCAACTAGCTAAACTTGCTCAACTGTTTTAAATTCACGACAACTTTCTTTTGCTTAAACGGGAAGGTgctaataatatttattttactatatgcaattttcttatattatcCATTCATTTCATTGGACACGTGCTATTTGTTAAGTTTCACTAACCCTTCATACGCACCACCCAACCATAGCAACATGTGATATTATTTTCAACGGGTGTTAATGCCTAAAATTAACTTCggtattttaaacaaatttcttAAACGTCTGCAATTTTTTTGAATTGAGGTACTCGTTTGATATGTCTTTGACCTTTTGCAATCAGTccacaattttcaaaaacaaaacttttaaataacattatacTCTAGTTGCAAGACTGTGTATGGCATATGTTGTTCGATTTTTAAATTTGGTCTTTCAATTTACATGTCATCAATGTTCAAGATTGGTGTAAATATCTCCTCGAGAACATTTTCTATCTCTCTGCTCTGTATGGACTGTAGGATCTTTCTTAGCCAGGAATCGATGCCATGTTGTCCACAATAAAAGGGAATATTGAGGTATTTTCGTATAAAGTTGTACATTTTCATTGTGCCTGGAATAAAATAGTACAATATTTAAGAGAATGTATCGAAGAATGTATGAGATGACTATTCCTGTCGCAATATCATAACgaacatattgaaattttacgACAGACCTAGATCATTTAAATAGAATTTGAACGATAATGTGTAACAATAAAATTTGAGTAATAATTCTAATGTTTAGCCCACTTCTGGGTTAGTCTTCAAAAAGTTAGCTCAGtattaaaaattttagaaaaatatcaaatttgactggaaataattaaaatgtttaaataaattgataacaaCAACCTTTTTGATACCGTATCCATTCTCGTCAGTATTTGTCgtatgtcatattttttttatttttttccgttttttaGATTATATGGGTTTTGATGGCAGTACACTAATGTTTTGgtttaattaattttcaactttttaagaCACGGTACGATTTAGAgtgttacaaataaaaaaagacacctGTGATTGTTGGAGACTGCATGTTCGCTTTTAATGTATTTGGCTTATTTTTGTCGCTTGGTTGCTGTTCCATAATTGACGCTTATCCCATATCTACTTTTAATCATATTGATGCTGTctattcatgtgaatttcaccattaattttagtttatcatttttaataatagaGAGGCTTTTATCTCCCCATcgttatgattttatataagacaatataaatgtttataatctACCTTTTCCCATCTGTTTGGCGGCATCTATATTTCCATTACatgcatttttgtaaaggaTACACATTCTATTTGAGAGACGTTCCCTAGCTTCTGTGTGTTCTTTTCCTGATAGTAAATTTGTCTCCTTAGAAGCCTTTTGTTTAGATAAAAACAGCAAGTCATACCATTCTATCTCCTTTAAAGTCGACGTAATGTCGGGATATTCTTGCGCAAGTAAGTCAATTTCTTTTAGGACGATATTTCGAAGGTGACGTAGATCGATGGCCTGTGCAGTTAGAAGAAGTAGGTTTGCTGTCATCATTTGTACAATTTCCACTGCCTCTGAGGTGAATCGCGCGGAGACTAAAGCCATTGAATTGATTGCCTGGTTGTGGCATTCTGCACTCAATATATGATTACTCATAGGGTTGACAAAATGATCGAGTTCAGACATGTAAGAGGCCATTGCTATATCACAGCCTTTGAATCCGAAATCAACATTGATGTCACATCCACTTAGATTCGGTGGGAATCCGAAATTCAGCTTATCATTTACAACCTCTTCGAATAGAGCAAATTGTAGCTTCCCGCAAATTCCAAGCGCTTGTCGTGTTTGGTCCATTGCGATAGACATAGTTTCTCCCTGGAAATTAGCGTTATGTAAAACTGTATCTGTGCGATGGTCAATTAGTGGATTATTATTTGCGCTGTTAAGTTCAATTGTTATTCTTCTGCATGCTTCGTTAAGTGTTTCAACAGCTGGTCCAAGCCATTGTGGTGAACTCCGCACACTATAACGATCTTCCTTAAGAACTCCACATTTGTCTGGCAGGTGCATGTCTAATGTCGTGATAGCTAACTTACTACCTTCTAGAATTGACAACATATTCCTTGCTATTTCTTTCTGACCTTTATGAGGAAGACAGTTGTGGATAAGAGGATGGAAGCTCTCTGTTCTTCCTTTCACTGCTTCAATTGACAGTCCGGTACATACTTGGGTAAGAAGAAGAAGCAAATTTGCGTCATAAAGTGTTGGAGCCGAGAACCCGGCAGTGAATGAACATGAATTTATTACCCCTAAGCCTTCCTTTGGGCCAAATACAATCGGTGATATACCAGCCTCTGCAAGAGCTTGCGGACAAGACATTATTTTCTCTTCTTTAAACACTTTCATATCTTCTCTTCCTATCATGGTTGCTGCAATATAACCTAGAGGCATCAGATCTCCGCTAGCACTAACAGATCCACGCAGTGGAACTTCGGGCACAATATAACCTAGAGGCATCAGATCTCCGCTAGCACTAACAGATCCACGCAGTGGAACTTCGGGCACAATATAACCTAGAGGCATCAGATCTCCGCTAGCACTAACAGATCCACGCAGTGGAACTTCGGGCACAATATCGTTATTGATGAGATCAGTCAGAGTTGTGACCACTTCAGCACGTACTCCAGAATATGCTTTTGCAAGACAATTTGCCCTCGTTACCATTGCAGCCCAAATCATTTCTAAAGGAAACATTCGACCCATTCCAACATTAACAAGACGGATCAACGCCATCTGCACATCTTCAAATTTACACGAACGCACGTCGGAACTTCCACCGAAGCTTGTGTTTATCCCATACAAAACAAGTCCCTTTTCTAACTTCTTTTTTAGATACACTGCATTTGCTGTTAACTCTTCCATGGATATCtcagcaatttttactttcatgcTTGGCTCAATGCTGACTGCAAGGACTTCTGGTATGGTTAAAGTAGTTCCATCGAGTGTGATACTGTCTAAcatgtttttccttttttggaTGAATGTTAAAGTTGTTCTTGCATGAGAATTATCCATATCTGTCATTTTCCCAAATTAAAGAACCTGCGTTATGGATagattattttacatgttttacatcaTACGAAAAAAACTATGTCTTTTTAATAAGATAGAAACATGAATTACAAATACAGTTTTAATTCCGTTAAAAATAATACAGAGGCTTCTTTCTTAGTAATGCCTAAGAACTATAGGAAATCTTTCACTAAAAAAGTGAATTCATTTGTTTGGTATAATAGTAGTTCTACTTTTGTAGTTAATGTttgaaacaatttcaaacattaaaa
The genomic region above belongs to Mytilus trossulus isolate FHL-02 chromosome 7, PNRI_Mtr1.1.1.hap1, whole genome shotgun sequence and contains:
- the LOC134726297 gene encoding uncharacterized protein LOC134726297, with protein sequence MTDMDNSHARTTLTFIQKRKNMLDSITLDGTTLTIPEVLAVSIEPSMKVKIAEISMEELTANAVYLKKKLEKGLVLYGINTSFGGSSDVRSCKFEDVQMALIRLVNVGMGRMFPLEMIWAAMVTRANCLAKAYSGVRAEVVTTLTDLINNDIVPEVPLRGSVSASGDLMPLGYIVPEVPLRGSVSASGDLMPLGYIVPEVPLRGSVSASGDLMPLGYIAATMIGREDMKVFKEEKIMSCPQALAEAGISPIVFGPKEGLGVINSCSFTAGFSAPTLYDANLLLLLTQVCTGLSIEAVKGRTESFHPLIHNCLPHKGQKEIARNMLSILEGSKLAITTLDMHLPDKCGVLKEDRYSVRSSPQWLGPAVETLNEACRRITIELNSANNNPLIDHRTDTVLHNANFQGETMSIAMDQTRQALGICGKLQFALFEEVVNDKLNFGFPPNLSGCDINVDFGFKGCDIAMASYMSELDHFVNPMSNHILSAECHNQAINSMALVSARFTSEAVEIVQMMTANLLLLTAQAIDLRHLRNIVLKEIDLLAQEYPDITSTLKEIEWYDLLFLSKQKASKETNLLSGKEHTEARERLSNRMCILYKNACNGNIDAAKQMGKGRL